A genomic stretch from Thermonema lapsum includes:
- the scpB gene encoding SMC-Scp complex subunit ScpB, with product MDFLQNHIEALIFCAPSPITEEEIRQCMIEMFDAEIEPEVIEQTLQRIVEKYNADIYPFGVYKSGGGYQFLTKPAYQASIGILLKQQSKKRLSKSALETLAIIAYRQPVTKSEIEQIRGVNCDYAIQKLLEKELIVIKGKADTVGRPLLYGTSDKFMDYFGINSLKDLPQPKDIKPEEAEGLEIGKVQED from the coding sequence ATGGACTTTTTACAGAACCACATCGAAGCACTCATCTTTTGCGCCCCTTCGCCTATAACCGAAGAGGAAATCAGGCAATGCATGATTGAGATGTTCGATGCAGAAATAGAGCCAGAGGTCATAGAACAGACGCTGCAGCGCATCGTAGAAAAATACAATGCCGATATTTACCCCTTTGGGGTGTACAAGAGTGGGGGAGGATACCAGTTTCTGACAAAGCCTGCTTACCAGGCATCTATTGGCATCTTACTGAAGCAACAGTCCAAGAAGCGCCTTTCCAAATCGGCATTGGAAACGTTGGCTATTATTGCTTACCGCCAGCCAGTAACTAAAAGCGAAATAGAGCAGATTAGAGGCGTGAACTGTGATTATGCTATTCAGAAGCTCTTGGAAAAAGAACTAATTGTTATCAAAGGCAAAGCCGACACGGTGGGGCGTCCGCTGCTTTACGGTACTAGTGATAAATTTATGGATTATTTTGGCATCAACAGCCTGAAAGACCTGCCTCAGCCCAAAGACATAAAGCCGGAGGAAGCCGAAGGATTGGAAATAGGCAAAGTGCAGGAAGACTAA
- a CDS encoding glycosyltransferase family 2 protein, translating to MSSIPQASLDLSIVIPAYNEAESLPELIEWISRVLSAYNWKYEIIVIDDGSEDQTAQVLHTLKKQYPALRAIRFLRNYGKSAALQSGFEAARGAVVITMDADLQDDPEEIPALYRMIRQEGYDLVSGWKYKRYDPLSKTLPSKLFNAVTRKLSGIPLHDFNCGLKAYRFEVVKSIEVYGEMHRYLPVIAKWAGFKRIGEKKVKHHPRRYGKTKFGIERFLFGFLDLLSIQFVSRFRKRPMHFFGGLGVLSFTIGAFITLWLIVYKLWALAHGLPYREVSEQPLFYLALTSIIIGFQLFLTGFLGEMVVSTVPKRHDYIIAETID from the coding sequence ATGAGTTCGATACCTCAAGCATCTTTAGACCTTTCCATTGTAATACCAGCCTATAATGAAGCGGAATCCCTCCCCGAGTTGATAGAGTGGATTAGTCGCGTGCTGAGTGCCTATAACTGGAAATATGAAATTATTGTAATAGATGACGGCAGCGAAGACCAAACAGCTCAGGTATTACACACCCTCAAAAAGCAATATCCTGCCTTACGTGCCATCCGTTTCTTACGAAACTACGGTAAGTCGGCGGCGCTTCAAAGCGGCTTTGAAGCAGCGCGTGGCGCCGTGGTCATCACCATGGATGCCGATTTGCAAGATGACCCCGAAGAAATCCCCGCTTTGTATCGTATGATACGCCAAGAAGGCTACGATTTAGTATCGGGATGGAAATACAAACGCTACGACCCCCTAAGCAAAACGCTGCCCTCCAAGCTGTTCAATGCTGTTACGCGCAAGCTTTCAGGCATTCCGCTTCATGATTTCAACTGTGGGCTGAAGGCGTATCGTTTTGAGGTAGTGAAAAGTATAGAGGTGTACGGCGAAATGCATCGTTACCTACCGGTCATTGCCAAGTGGGCAGGCTTCAAGCGTATTGGTGAAAAGAAAGTAAAGCACCATCCGCGACGCTACGGAAAAACCAAGTTTGGTATCGAGCGTTTTCTGTTTGGCTTCCTTGACCTGCTGTCCATTCAATTTGTGTCGCGCTTCCGCAAGCGTCCTATGCACTTCTTCGGCGGTTTGGGTGTACTTAGTTTCACCATTGGGGCATTCATCACTTTATGGCTCATCGTATACAAGCTATGGGCGCTGGCACACGGACTTCCCTACCGCGAGGTAAGCGAACAACCACTCTTCTACTTGGCATTGACCAGCATCATCATCGGTTTTCAGCTTTTCCTAACCGGCTTTTTGGGCGAAATGGTGGTAAGCACTGTCCCCAAGCGCCACGATTACATCATCGCCGAAACCATAGATTAG
- a CDS encoding DUF4199 domain-containing protein, giving the protein MSEKHNTNPVSPAMIGTQYGAYAGLASIIYSLTAMTLSLHENTLLGILGTAVPIIFMVLGVRAYRQSNENIASFGQAYLVCIMVALLTALLTAVFTYVYFSFLNPEFYEATIEKAILQMEERGTPDEAIEAAKRFMSPAYSAVFGFIGNVIILGLVGLIVAAILKKSE; this is encoded by the coding sequence ATGAGCGAAAAACACAACACAAACCCCGTTTCTCCGGCTATGATAGGCACCCAATACGGTGCTTACGCAGGATTAGCTTCTATCATTTACAGCCTGACAGCCATGACGCTGAGCCTACATGAAAACACGTTGTTGGGCATTCTGGGGACGGCTGTTCCCATCATCTTCATGGTACTGGGTGTGCGTGCCTACCGGCAAAGCAATGAAAACATAGCGTCCTTTGGACAGGCATATCTTGTTTGCATTATGGTAGCACTGCTGACGGCACTCCTTACTGCTGTCTTCACTTATGTGTATTTCTCTTTTCTCAACCCTGAGTTTTATGAAGCAACGATAGAAAAAGCCATCTTGCAAATGGAAGAGCGAGGCACCCCTGATGAAGCCATCGAAGCTGCCAAACGATTCATGTCGCCCGCTTACTCTGCTGTCTTCGGTTTCATCGGAAATGTTATCATTTTAGGACTTGTCGGCTTGATAGTAGCTGCCATTTTGAAAAAGTCGGAATAG
- a CDS encoding peptide MFS transporter codes for MTISTQKTKHPSGLYVLFTTEMWERFSYYGMRALLVLYLVANLDNFGFNMAREEALSIYAIFTGLVYLTPIIGGWAADRFLGKRKAVYTGAIIMAAGQFLLAASAFMAHSLAPDFRFFIFSYGLGCLILGNGFFKPNISTIVGDLYDDNDPRKDSAFNIFYMGINLGATLGPLLAGALGEQVHWGWGFFSAGVGMLISMLILFTKETSLNGFGLPPHAKAGQNRLSKQDWIELMALACVLILLTGAIIWGWRQMPDAVTDSIMKVGFGALVLGLIWVMVSNTKGATEWSRMGVILVLAFFNVAFWAGFEQAGGTFNLFAAEKTNRFIEALNWEIPTTWFQNINPIAILIFAPLFSVMWLKLDQHKLNPRTPIKFALGLLLGALAFALMTQADALAEHGKVSPMWLVAVYVILTLGELMLSPIGLSMITKLAPRKLVSVVMGLWMASFAAGNYLAGMLETILHKLNAQQAGTQGFALELYPFITYWMLGSGIVLILLSPLLNKAMKGIH; via the coding sequence ATGACTATTTCTACCCAAAAAACGAAACACCCCTCGGGCTTATATGTGCTCTTTACCACTGAAATGTGGGAGCGCTTTTCTTATTATGGCATGCGTGCCCTACTGGTGCTTTATTTGGTAGCCAATCTCGACAACTTCGGTTTCAATATGGCGCGCGAAGAAGCGCTCAGCATTTACGCCATATTCACAGGTTTGGTGTACCTAACTCCCATCATAGGCGGCTGGGCTGCCGACCGCTTTTTGGGCAAAAGGAAAGCCGTGTACACTGGCGCCATCATCATGGCTGCCGGTCAGTTTTTGCTGGCTGCCTCTGCCTTCATGGCACACAGCCTGGCACCCGATTTTCGTTTTTTCATCTTCTCTTACGGATTGGGCTGCTTAATTTTGGGAAACGGCTTTTTCAAGCCCAATATCTCTACCATCGTAGGAGACTTGTATGACGACAACGACCCACGCAAAGACTCGGCATTCAATATTTTTTACATGGGTATCAACTTAGGAGCTACGCTGGGTCCCCTTCTTGCTGGTGCTCTGGGTGAACAGGTGCATTGGGGCTGGGGTTTCTTCTCTGCTGGTGTGGGCATGCTCATCAGCATGTTGATTCTCTTTACCAAAGAGACCTCACTCAATGGTTTTGGTTTGCCGCCACATGCCAAAGCAGGACAAAACCGCCTAAGCAAACAAGATTGGATAGAGCTGATGGCTTTAGCCTGTGTGCTTATCTTGCTGACTGGTGCTATCATTTGGGGCTGGCGACAAATGCCCGATGCCGTTACCGACAGCATCATGAAAGTAGGCTTTGGCGCTCTCGTCTTAGGGCTTATCTGGGTGATGGTGAGCAATACCAAAGGAGCTACCGAATGGAGCCGAATGGGCGTTATATTGGTGCTGGCATTCTTCAACGTAGCCTTTTGGGCAGGTTTTGAACAAGCAGGTGGCACTTTCAATCTTTTTGCTGCCGAAAAAACCAACCGTTTCATCGAAGCATTGAACTGGGAAATACCCACCACCTGGTTTCAGAACATCAACCCGATAGCCATCTTGATATTTGCCCCGCTCTTTTCGGTCATGTGGTTGAAGCTGGACCAGCATAAACTCAATCCACGCACTCCTATCAAGTTTGCCTTGGGGCTGCTGCTGGGCGCACTGGCTTTTGCCCTTATGACCCAAGCCGACGCTTTGGCAGAACACGGCAAAGTGTCGCCGATGTGGTTGGTAGCTGTCTATGTCATCCTTACTTTGGGTGAGCTGATGCTCTCGCCTATCGGACTTTCTATGATTACCAAGCTGGCACCTCGCAAACTGGTGAGTGTGGTCATGGGATTGTGGATGGCAAGCTTTGCTGCTGGCAACTATCTTGCGGGCATGCTCGAAACCATCCTTCATAAACTGAATGCCCAACAAGCCGGAACACAAGGTTTTGCGCTTGAGTTATACCCCTTCATCACCTACTGGATGTTGGGCAGCGGCATCGTGCTGATTCTGCTTTCTCCCTTACTCAACAAAGCAATGAAAGGGATTCACTAA
- a CDS encoding peptide MFS transporter: MNNSTSARHPKGLYVLFFTEMWERFGYYLMLGILYLYMTDKKSGLAFSEAFANDVYGTYIALVYLTPFLGGLLADRIFGYRSTIIAGGLLMAGGYLTLSLPGVTPFYTALLLVILGNGFFKPNISTLLGNLYNSSQNASLKDKGYNIFYMGINIGAFICNFVAAYMRNNYGWGYAFAAAGAGMLLGLVIFIAGQKHVKEADVIQPTQAEDMPLGQVLGYIFVPALLAGALGYFLPRLVGVDSFFGSTTNDIFLFACLPIVIFYVSLYVKASASDKGAIGALLYIFFVVIIFWMIFHQNGNVLTEWAKSYTDRSVSKEMQATLKPFGFLEEIKMPQDIEIPKAPDAAAIAQSMQENLPYYFKNVPPQALPAPGSSIYLISTELFQSLNPFFIILFTPLVIAFFNFLQARGVILSTPAKIAWGLFITGLSTLVMVAAVFASQNGAVKVSAWWLVGTYAVITVGELFLSPMGLSLVSKLSPQRLTAVMMGGWFLATAIGNKLSGVVGHVGAESSNLALPFYINFAGAILAAVLLFVKVGSIAKVVQDKTGQY, translated from the coding sequence ATGAACAACTCTACTTCTGCCCGACATCCGAAGGGGCTGTACGTGCTCTTTTTCACCGAAATGTGGGAGCGTTTCGGCTATTACCTCATGCTGGGGATTCTTTATCTCTACATGACCGATAAAAAATCGGGGCTGGCTTTCAGTGAAGCTTTTGCCAATGATGTTTATGGCACATACATCGCCCTGGTTTACCTGACGCCCTTCTTGGGGGGCTTACTGGCTGACCGCATCTTTGGCTACCGCTCTACCATCATTGCAGGCGGCTTGCTCATGGCTGGCGGTTATCTGACTTTGTCGCTACCGGGGGTAACCCCTTTTTACACTGCCCTACTGCTCGTTATCTTGGGCAACGGTTTCTTCAAACCCAACATTTCTACCTTGCTGGGCAACCTGTACAACTCTTCTCAAAATGCCTCTTTGAAAGATAAAGGCTACAACATCTTTTACATGGGCATCAATATTGGGGCGTTCATTTGCAACTTCGTGGCTGCCTATATGCGCAACAACTACGGCTGGGGATACGCCTTTGCCGCCGCCGGCGCAGGGATGTTACTTGGTTTGGTTATATTCATTGCTGGTCAAAAACATGTAAAAGAAGCAGACGTAATCCAACCTACACAAGCTGAAGACATGCCTTTGGGGCAGGTTCTAGGTTATATATTTGTACCTGCCCTCCTTGCTGGTGCTTTAGGCTATTTTCTGCCGCGTCTCGTGGGTGTGGATAGTTTCTTTGGTTCTACCACCAACGATATCTTCCTTTTTGCCTGCCTGCCCATTGTTATCTTCTACGTGTCGCTGTATGTCAAAGCCTCTGCTTCTGATAAAGGAGCCATAGGTGCCCTGCTCTACATTTTCTTTGTAGTGATTATTTTCTGGATGATTTTCCACCAAAACGGCAATGTATTGACCGAGTGGGCAAAAAGCTATACTGACCGCAGCGTGAGCAAAGAGATGCAGGCAACGCTAAAGCCCTTTGGTTTCTTGGAAGAGATAAAGATGCCTCAAGATATAGAAATACCGAAAGCGCCGGATGCCGCAGCCATTGCTCAAAGCATGCAAGAAAACTTGCCTTATTATTTCAAAAACGTGCCACCACAAGCATTGCCTGCCCCCGGAAGCTCCATTTATTTAATTTCTACGGAGCTGTTTCAATCGCTCAACCCATTCTTTATCATCCTCTTCACCCCCTTAGTCATTGCCTTCTTCAACTTCCTTCAGGCACGGGGTGTCATCCTCTCAACACCTGCCAAGATAGCTTGGGGCTTGTTTATCACCGGACTTTCTACTTTGGTGATGGTGGCAGCTGTATTTGCAAGCCAAAATGGCGCCGTAAAAGTAAGTGCTTGGTGGCTGGTAGGTACCTATGCAGTTATTACGGTGGGTGAACTGTTCCTCAGTCCCATGGGGTTGTCGCTGGTGTCAAAGCTCAGCCCGCAACGTCTGACTGCCGTCATGATGGGCGGTTGGTTCTTAGCCACTGCCATAGGCAATAAATTGAGTGGCGTGGTGGGGCACGTGGGCGCCGAAAGCAGCAACCTTGCCCTTCCGTTCTATATCAACTTTGCAGGTGCCATACTGGCAGCAGTCCTGCTGTTTGTGAAAGTAGGCTCCATAGCCAAGGTAGTGCAAGATAAAACGGGGCAATATTAA
- a CDS encoding MlaD family protein, with the protein MRLKLSKEAKVGLLAIVSLSMLYFGFNFLKGRGFFSNNNTYYISYDNTNGLIVSNPVTIHGVTVGMVTNMRLNKEKSKVVVEVEVDANVAIPKGSVALLRENGLLGGMQIELLLSNSQDMHQEGDTLLSNKEDGMLTAIEKRTKPIVEKLDSTLTLVNNILISFKGVGEVSKNTLQRFSSSAAELQAMVQENRPLLYGTLQNVQQISNNLNRATTPLPQTMQKLSAVADSLQHLPLQQTIEQTRQSLAALQQVLEQANDPTGSMGALLHDKALYQNLVELSADLDKLLIDLRKNPRRYIKVSVF; encoded by the coding sequence ATGAGGCTAAAACTATCGAAAGAAGCCAAAGTAGGACTACTGGCTATCGTTTCCCTAAGCATGCTCTACTTTGGATTTAACTTTTTAAAAGGACGCGGCTTTTTTAGCAACAACAATACTTACTACATCTCCTACGACAATACCAACGGCTTGATAGTGTCGAACCCCGTAACCATTCATGGGGTAACTGTGGGCATGGTTACCAACATGCGGCTGAACAAAGAGAAGTCGAAAGTGGTGGTGGAGGTGGAAGTGGACGCTAATGTGGCAATACCCAAAGGCAGTGTAGCACTACTACGTGAAAACGGATTGTTAGGTGGCATGCAGATAGAACTCTTACTGAGCAATTCGCAAGACATGCACCAAGAAGGAGACACACTGCTTAGTAACAAAGAAGACGGCATGCTCACTGCCATAGAAAAAAGAACCAAACCCATCGTAGAGAAGCTGGATAGCACACTCACTTTGGTGAACAATATACTTATCAGCTTTAAAGGAGTGGGTGAGGTGTCGAAAAATACGCTGCAGCGTTTTTCGTCGAGCGCAGCAGAACTGCAAGCTATGGTGCAAGAGAATCGCCCGCTGCTGTACGGCACTCTGCAAAATGTGCAACAGATAAGCAATAACTTAAACCGAGCAACGACACCACTGCCCCAAACTATGCAAAAGCTGAGTGCCGTAGCCGATAGCCTGCAACATTTGCCCTTGCAGCAAACCATAGAGCAAACCCGCCAAAGCCTGGCAGCCTTGCAACAGGTGCTCGAGCAAGCCAACGACCCGACGGGAAGCATGGGCGCCCTGCTGCACGACAAGGCACTTTACCAAAACTTGGTAGAGCTATCTGCTGACTTGGACAAGCTGCTCATCGATTTGCGCAAAAACCCCCGACGGTATATCAAAGTGTCTGTTTTTTAA
- a CDS encoding N-acetylmuramoyl-L-alanine amidase family protein: MWKRVISLMAIVSLFLICAPISALNTHKFVQYKLKTVVIDAGHGGHDPGTSGKFTKEKDITLAVALKLGKTIQEHLPDVKVIYTRTKDEFVELHKRASIANENKADLFISIHCNAIDASPAKRAEVSGTEVYVMGVHKTEENLAVAKRENAVIYLEEGYEEIYEGFDPNSPQSHIMMSIYSTAYLENSLRFAQLLDYQFRERANRPSRGIKQAGFMVLHRSAMPSVLIEIGYLSNPEEEKFLNDPWGQTLIASAIFRAFRDYKKELESL; encoded by the coding sequence ATGTGGAAGCGCGTCATTTCTTTGATGGCTATTGTTTCTTTGTTCTTGATTTGTGCGCCCATCAGTGCACTCAATACCCATAAGTTTGTACAATATAAGCTCAAAACCGTTGTCATCGATGCCGGGCACGGCGGACATGACCCGGGCACTTCGGGCAAATTTACAAAAGAAAAGGACATCACCTTAGCCGTGGCTTTAAAACTGGGCAAAACCATCCAAGAGCACCTGCCCGACGTGAAGGTGATTTACACCCGCACCAAAGACGAATTTGTGGAGTTGCACAAGCGGGCATCTATTGCTAACGAAAACAAAGCTGACCTGTTTATTTCTATTCACTGCAACGCCATCGACGCTTCGCCTGCCAAGCGCGCAGAGGTGAGCGGCACCGAGGTGTATGTAATGGGGGTTCACAAAACCGAAGAAAACTTAGCGGTAGCCAAACGTGAAAACGCCGTAATTTATCTGGAAGAAGGCTATGAAGAGATATATGAAGGCTTTGACCCCAATTCGCCACAATCGCACATTATGATGTCCATCTATTCTACGGCTTATTTGGAAAATAGCCTGCGTTTTGCCCAGCTGCTCGACTACCAGTTTCGCGAGCGAGCCAATCGCCCCAGCCGCGGCATCAAGCAAGCGGGCTTTATGGTGCTGCACCGCAGTGCCATGCCCAGTGTGCTGATAGAGATAGGCTATCTGTCGAACCCCGAAGAAGAAAAATTTCTTAATGACCCTTGGGGGCAAACGCTCATTGCTTCTGCCATTTTTCGGGCTTTCCGAGACTATAAAAAAGAGCTTGAATCACTATAA
- a CDS encoding putative LPS assembly protein LptD: protein MLCISFALQAQQTDSLRTTPPDTLRYTPKAKSDIQDVITFSAKDSAVFEIGARKGWLYSEAQIDYIDSRLRAAVIRIDLERNLVQARPLPDSTGKLIGRPLFSEGKEQFVADSMDYNLESKRGIIFNIVSEQAEGFVGGAKVKRSPENEFYIAGGYYTTCNLAHPHYRIKAGKIKLTKNQNVICGPFHIEFADIPTPLGFAFGIFPKPKQKKSGIIVPIYGESQQNGFFLRNGGYYWAISEYMDLKLLGEVYTYGNWGIQAVSNFKKRYQYSGNLSVSYNVRYDESPESILPSESKLFWVNGSFTPESRGDGRFTASLSFGSSQFNRRVSFDLANQLTNTFQSNVSYSRRLRGTPFSLTLSARHNQENNTGVVNLNLPTFTLGMTPIYPFKSKSGNNRGFFSQLNVAYTLNGSFDITNRITSPSYNFRVANAGKRIDSVYAFRPENFDLFIARGRMNLQHNIPLTLPFKVLRYFNASVGVNFSQRFYPEKYRYTWLDSKQAVQVDTLKEWGSSYQYSLSSGVSTNIYGTFYLKRGRFAAIRHLVQPSIGLGYAPDFSGEKYGFYQRTQIGINTNGEPVYQLLPTFAGVSAPGASANISFGVRNTLEAKLRAKSDTAAAKKAEKVKLLDELSVVGSYNLLADTNKRQYPLSDLLFRARTRIGSLFDLNLGATLAPYAFRDTLIGDRVSRIKSFTYAWNAGQGIGRFTNFDLSVSASLNPSVLRGKQSTNTSRGGVPGSSRDASAAITNPLQAPETSYAAYYQASPDQYVAFDVPWNLSLNYKFTYNFLSTQRPITQSLSFSGDMSLTPKWRIGFSSGFDFTQGSLSTSSLDFYRDLHCWEMLFNWRPFGQFQSYSFTIRVKASTLRDLRLERKRTWYDNQ from the coding sequence TTGCTGTGCATAAGCTTTGCCTTGCAGGCACAGCAAACCGATAGTTTGCGTACTACGCCGCCCGATACCTTGCGCTATACGCCCAAAGCAAAGAGCGATATTCAAGATGTTATCACATTTAGTGCCAAAGATTCGGCTGTATTTGAAATAGGTGCGCGTAAGGGCTGGCTTTATAGCGAGGCACAAATAGATTATATTGACAGCCGCTTGCGGGCAGCCGTCATACGCATCGACTTAGAGCGCAACTTGGTGCAGGCGCGCCCTTTGCCCGACAGCACTGGTAAGCTTATCGGGCGTCCGCTCTTTTCCGAAGGCAAAGAGCAGTTTGTGGCAGACTCGATGGACTATAACTTAGAGAGCAAGCGCGGGATAATTTTCAATATCGTATCAGAGCAGGCAGAGGGTTTTGTAGGCGGGGCAAAAGTAAAGAGAAGTCCCGAAAACGAATTTTATATAGCCGGTGGGTATTATACTACCTGCAATTTGGCGCATCCGCACTACCGTATCAAGGCAGGCAAAATCAAGCTGACTAAGAATCAAAATGTAATTTGCGGTCCTTTCCATATAGAATTCGCCGACATTCCTACCCCTTTGGGTTTTGCTTTCGGTATTTTTCCTAAGCCAAAACAAAAGAAATCGGGCATTATCGTGCCGATTTATGGTGAGTCGCAACAAAACGGCTTTTTCCTACGAAATGGGGGCTATTATTGGGCAATCAGCGAGTATATGGACTTGAAGCTGCTGGGGGAAGTGTACACCTATGGCAACTGGGGCATACAGGCAGTAAGCAACTTCAAGAAACGCTATCAATATTCAGGCAACCTGTCGGTGTCTTACAATGTGCGTTACGACGAAAGCCCCGAAAGCATTTTGCCGAGCGAAAGCAAACTGTTTTGGGTAAACGGGAGCTTTACGCCCGAAAGCCGCGGCGACGGGCGTTTTACCGCCTCGCTTAGCTTTGGTAGCTCGCAGTTCAACCGGCGCGTGTCTTTTGATTTGGCAAACCAGCTGACCAACACATTTCAATCCAATGTGTCTTATTCGCGCCGCCTCCGAGGCACGCCTTTTTCTTTGACACTCAGCGCCCGCCACAACCAAGAGAACAACACGGGGGTAGTCAACCTCAATTTGCCCACTTTCACTTTGGGCATGACCCCCATCTATCCATTTAAAAGCAAAAGTGGCAACAATCGTGGTTTCTTTTCTCAGCTGAACGTGGCTTATACCTTGAATGGCTCGTTCGACATCACCAACCGCATCACCTCGCCTTCCTATAATTTCAGAGTAGCCAATGCTGGCAAGCGCATCGATTCGGTATATGCTTTCCGCCCCGAGAATTTCGACCTTTTCATAGCCCGGGGCAGAATGAATCTCCAACATAACATACCGCTTACTTTGCCTTTTAAAGTGCTGAGATACTTCAATGCCAGCGTGGGCGTCAACTTCTCGCAGCGTTTTTATCCTGAAAAATACCGCTATACATGGCTTGACAGCAAGCAGGCAGTGCAGGTAGACACCCTTAAAGAGTGGGGCAGCAGTTATCAGTATTCGTTGTCGTCGGGAGTTTCTACCAACATTTATGGTACCTTTTACCTCAAACGGGGGCGATTTGCTGCTATCCGCCATTTGGTGCAGCCAAGCATTGGCTTGGGTTATGCGCCCGACTTCTCGGGGGAGAAATACGGCTTCTACCAACGCACGCAAATCGGCATCAACACCAACGGTGAGCCCGTGTATCAGCTGTTGCCTACCTTTGCGGGGGTGAGTGCGCCAGGGGCTTCTGCCAATATCTCGTTTGGGGTGCGCAATACGTTGGAAGCCAAGCTGCGCGCCAAATCCGATACGGCTGCCGCCAAAAAGGCAGAGAAAGTAAAACTGCTGGATGAACTGTCGGTGGTGGGGAGCTACAACTTGCTGGCAGACACTAACAAGAGACAGTACCCGCTTTCTGATTTGCTGTTTCGGGCACGTACTCGTATTGGCAGTTTGTTTGATTTGAACTTGGGTGCTACGCTGGCACCTTACGCTTTTCGAGATACTTTAATAGGCGACAGAGTCTCGCGCATCAAATCGTTTACCTACGCTTGGAATGCCGGGCAGGGTATCGGTCGCTTTACCAACTTCGACCTGTCGGTGAGTGCTTCGCTCAACCCCAGCGTGTTGCGAGGCAAGCAAAGTACAAACACTTCGCGAGGTGGCGTTCCGGGCAGTTCCCGCGATGCCAGTGCCGCCATTACCAACCCTTTGCAGGCACCTGAAACCTCTTATGCAGCCTACTATCAAGCCAGCCCCGACCAATATGTGGCTTTCGATGTCCCATGGAATCTGAGTTTAAACTATAAGTTTACCTACAACTTTTTAAGTACACAGCGCCCGATAACGCAAAGCCTTTCTTTTTCGGGCGACATGAGTCTTACGCCCAAATGGCGCATTGGTTTTAGTTCTGGTTTTGATTTTACGCAGGGAAGCTTGAGCACGAGCAGCCTCGATTTCTACCGTGACTTACACTGCTGGGAAATGCTTTTCAACTGGCGTCCTTTCGGGCAGTTTCAATCCTATTCTTTCACCATACGAGTGAAAGCCTCTACATTACGCGACCTGCGCCTCGAACGCAAACGCACATGGTACGACAACCAGTAA
- the murB gene encoding UDP-N-acetylmuramate dehydrogenase, with protein sequence MKLFSSDLNITEDVSLKAWNTLGLEARARYYLAACSDVQAIEAMERAHAAALPVLVLGGGSNILFVGDWQGLVLHVHTAGKKLLQETESEVLIEAAAGENWHALVMWAVSQGWGGIENLALIPGTVGAAPIQNIGAYGVELKDVLEQVCVWIAGEGIVWLKNEDCALGYRDSIFKQMARGDYLVLSIRLRLQKQKRPNLSYYALKQYFEEKGIVAPTIAEVAQAVIDIRRSKLPDPAQIGNAGSFFKNPVVERQQFERLRAQYPSMPFFEVDEQQVKIPAAWLIEQCGWKGKRRGAVGVHEHQALVLVHYGGGSGSELWQLAQDIQKDVLSRFGIALQPEVNVLGGD encoded by the coding sequence ATGAAGCTTTTTTCTTCCGACTTGAATATAACTGAAGACGTGTCGCTCAAAGCGTGGAATACTTTGGGGCTGGAAGCGCGTGCGCGTTATTATCTTGCAGCCTGTAGCGATGTTCAAGCCATCGAAGCGATGGAGCGGGCGCATGCTGCCGCCCTGCCTGTTTTGGTGCTGGGGGGAGGCAGCAACATCCTCTTTGTCGGCGACTGGCAGGGGCTGGTACTACACGTGCACACAGCAGGCAAAAAGCTGCTGCAAGAAACCGAAAGCGAAGTGCTCATAGAAGCGGCTGCTGGCGAAAACTGGCATGCTTTGGTCATGTGGGCAGTGTCGCAAGGATGGGGCGGTATCGAAAACTTAGCGCTCATTCCCGGTACGGTGGGGGCTGCTCCTATTCAGAATATTGGTGCCTATGGTGTAGAACTCAAAGATGTCCTGGAGCAAGTGTGTGTGTGGATTGCCGGAGAGGGCATCGTGTGGCTTAAAAACGAAGATTGCGCTTTGGGTTATCGCGACAGTATCTTTAAGCAGATGGCACGCGGCGATTATCTTGTTTTGAGCATACGCCTGCGTCTTCAGAAGCAGAAGCGTCCTAATCTTTCATACTATGCGCTGAAGCAGTATTTTGAAGAAAAGGGCATAGTTGCCCCCACCATTGCAGAAGTGGCACAAGCAGTCATTGACATACGCCGCTCAAAACTGCCTGACCCGGCTCAAATAGGCAATGCGGGCAGTTTCTTTAAAAACCCAGTAGTCGAAAGGCAGCAGTTTGAACGTCTGCGTGCGCAGTATCCTTCTATGCCTTTTTTTGAAGTGGACGAACAGCAGGTGAAAATACCGGCGGCATGGCTCATTGAGCAATGCGGTTGGAAGGGCAAGCGTCGCGGCGCAGTGGGAGTACATGAGCACCAAGCCTTAGTGCTGGTGCACTATGGTGGTGGTTCTGGCAGTGAATTATGGCAATTGGCGCAAGACATACAAAAAGACGTACTCAGCCGCTTCGGCATCGCTCTGCAGCCCGAAGTGAACGTGTTGGGGGGGGATTGA